CAAGAAATATTTCTGGTGAAGCGTCTTATTTGGTTTGATAAGGACAACTCCGCATTGATACTGTAGTCTATCGACCAACATGTTGATTTCGATCAGTGATACGCCCACCAACGAACGGGGACCACGGCACATGCGGTCGATTCTGGCCGCCATTCATCATGCCACGTCACGAAAGCAGTCTGTTTCTTTCATCATTGGACAACACGCCAGACAAGTCGGCTTATTTTGTCGATTTCCGGGGCTTTTACACCGGCTCATTCAAAGTCAGTTTCACGCCAAGTATCCGGATTGTTCCATTGAAGTGCTGAATGACAATACTCTGGATTGTCCCGCTGGATTTCAGACCTGGGTCATGTCACTCCATTTGCGTCCTGATCTCTTTCCGATCTTACGTTACCAGCAGTTTGAAGATGGGATTCACAACGAAGTGGATGACCCCATCGGTGGGATCTTACAGGCCGTGTCAGCGGGGGACTCTGAGATCCAGGCAAGAATCGAAATCGAAGTGATTCCTGCCCCTTCTCGACGGTGCAGACAGGCGCAGTCCGTCCTGGAACGTTTAGCAACTCCCTTTTTTCGAAGCCATCGTTCGCTGGCCCGTCAATATGCTTTCTATGCCAGTAGCCCCCAACGCTGGCAGCGAGTTTGTGCAGCGATTCTTGTTCGCTTGTTGGTGCGAACTGAAGAATCACGGTTCAGTTTTGATGACGAACTGAGCAAAACTTCGTCCCGGATGCACGATAGCGAGAAAGATTTGCAGGCTGCGTCCGTCAAGCTGGGTCAGCATCTGTTTGAAGTCCGATTGAAACTGATTGCTCAGGCACCACAGGACCAGCAGCAGGCTGCACTCTATAAACTGCACGAACTGGCGGCTGTGTTGAACAAGTTTACGGAACCCCGTTTCGGTGCGTTTCAGCCTGCGAAAATCAGACCGTCCGAAACGGATTTCAAGCGACCGGGGTTTCTGCTGTCTGATGAAGAACTGGCAACCATGTGGCATCTGCCCACCAGTTCGGTACGTGATGTTTCTCGCATGGCGACCCATTCACGGCGGCTGGAACCGCCTGTGGAATTACCCCTCAAGGAAAGGGAATCTTTGAGTTCCAGGGTTTGCGAACTGGGGAAAGTGGCCTTTCAGGATCAGAATGAACGATTCGGAATTCGTGCAGAAGATCGGTTTCGTCACATTTTTATCGTCGGAAAAACAGGCAATGGGAAATCCACCGTTCTGCAAAATGCCATTCTTTCCGACATGAATTCAGGAGAGGGATTGGCTGTCGTAGATCCACACGGGGATCTGGCCGAAGCAGTCCTGGCAGCCGTGCCGAGCCAGAGGACCAACGATGTCATCCTGATCGATCCGAGTGATCTGGCGTTTCCCGTCAGTATCAATCCGCTGGATGTCCCCCCGTTTATGGTGGATGTTGCCTGTGATGGAGTGGTCAGCACGTTTCGGAAAGTCTTCGGAACGGGGACCCATACGCCCCGTCTGGAGGATATTCTGTGGAACACGGTTCTGGCTTTGATGCTGGCAGGGGACTGTACGATTCTCGATATGCTGCGAATGTTTGCCGTTGATGATACGTTTCGCCGGGACATTCTTGTCAGGGTGGCAGACCCAGTGGTCCGCAACTGGTGGATGACCACATTTCCCAAGTTGCGTTCTCTGAGAGGGGAAGACCCGTTCGCTTCGGTCGAGAACAAGCTAAGGCAATTACTGACGAATTCCGTAATCCGTAATATGGTTTCGCAGCCGAACAGCAGAATTGATTTTCGGAAGGCGATGGATGAAGGAAAGATCATCATTATCAATCTTTCCAAGGGCAAACTGGGGGAGCGAACCTCTTCGTTCCTCGGTTCGTTGTTCGTCACCCAACTGCAACTGGCGACCATGACGCGTGCGGCGATACCGGAACAGGATCGTAGACCGTTTTATCTGTATTGTGACGAATTTCAGAATGTGGCGACTTCCAGTTTTTCTACATTTCTCTCTGAGGCCCGCAAGTACAAAATGGGTCTCTGTCTAGCAACACAGTTCTTGGATCAGGTGGATCAACAGACTCTGCAGGCAGTGTTTGGGAATGTAGGCAGTCTGCTGGTGTTCGCCGTCGGTCCTCATGATGCGGACATCCTGGCAGAACAACTAACTGGCCCTGTCAACGCAGCCGACCTGATCGCCCTGCCCAAATACCGGGCCTGTATTCGCTTGATGGTCGATGGTATGAGTCGGCCTGCATTCACAATGGAAACGATCAAGCCTGAATCGACCTCCATTGATCGTTCCGAATTCGTTCGTGAACAATCCCGCAGACGGTATGCACAACTGGTGGAGATCATCCAGGACCAGATTGCACGATCTTTCACTTCGGTTTGACGGATTTTCATTTTGATGGCAGTCTGCAACGCTGATGGCAGCCTCTTTGACCAACGCCGAAATCGAAGCCCGAAATCAATTGATTCTCGATTTCCTCACCGCCGCTAGGGGAGAAGAGGTTTATTATCTGGACCTTGCCTACTTCTTGAATATGGAACCGTATGACACGAACTGCTGGATGCGGAAATATGGCCAGGGACGCTGGAAGAATGGCAAAAATGGACTTTGGTGGCGGCTGATTTCGTAGCCCTTTCGCGGTAGATTTCCGAAAGGTGAATCTAATATGAAAACGCTTTTTCTGGATGACAGGACGCCGTATCTACTGTTATACTGATGCTATGTTAAAACCACGACTCACCGAAGAACAGCGGAATGCCCTCGACGAACACCACGGACTGGTGGAAGTGGACGAGGAAGGGCGAAAGTACATCCTCATGTCGATTGAGATCTATCGTGACATGTTGGGGGTCGGTACGGATGAGGAGTTGGCAGCTTCCCTCAAAGCATTAGAGGAAGGGCTGGCTGACGTCGATGCGGGGCGAACCCGTCCATTCCGAGATGTCCTGTCCGAACTCGACGAAGCATGACATTTCGAGTGGAACTTTCACGCCGGGCGGAAGTGGATATTAAAAGTACCTACTCTTATATCCGCAAGCATGGACCGGCAGATCCGAGTGCCTGGAAAGCCGGCCTTGAGCAAAAACTGACCGGTCTCGAAACCTTTCCAGAAGCCTGTGGACTGGCTCCCGAGAACGAATTTGTCAAAGCAGAAATTCGTCAGACCTTTTATGGCCCGTTTCGGATTGTCTTTACCATTCGAGAGCAAATCGTGTTTGTGCTTACTGTTCGCCATGCAGCCCGGCTTGCTCTGCAACGTGAAGAATTAGATAAAATCCAGTAGTTTTCGCTTTGCTGCGAAAGTTCTTATCTCTGGTTTCGGCTGATTTCGTGATCGTTTCACAGTGTTTTGAGGAGTTTGAAGCGAAAATCCAAGTCCTCATTTTGGCAAAATCCCATAGCCATTGTTCCCGTAGCGTAGTATAATAGTGGTATGAATCACTTCGGAACAGGAAAGACATTACGGGAAGCCTCACCCCATTTACAGGATGCGGCAGAACGGCACGCACGCATTCTGGAAGTTGCGGAACGCGACAGCATTATCGAAGGACTGCCTCCGTTTACGGATGAGATCCGTATCAGGCTCAGAGAACAGCTGGAAGCAATGGCTACTGCTGAGCCCGTTTCAAAGCCTGCTGAGTAATCTGTATCATCGGCTGATAGTCTTTTCGAGCCAGTGCCGCTTTGGCGGCTTCAATATACTGTTGCGTGCCCGTTGCTGACAGATCATATTTCAGCAGGGGTCTGCCCGCTTGGATCGAAAGCAGATTCGTCATCAGCTTGATCGTTCTGGCGTTTCCTTCCCGGAAGGGATGAATGGCCAGGAACTCCCCCTGAATTTCCCCCACAGCTTCGCAAAATGCCTCATCGCTGACCAGCTTAGCTGGCGGGTATTTCTGTAACACTTCCTGCTCAAACGTCTGCATGGACTCGTCGAGATAATGCGGGGGAGGCCAGATGGCTCCCGGTTTGCTGATCAGCACGGTACGCCAGCGACCCGCCCATTCGTAAATGTCTCCAAAGATGCGGGAATGGATATGGCGAAGTAGTTCCGCAGTCATCGGCGTGTCGGTTCTGACTTCTGCCAGTAACGATTCATACGCCCTGGTGAGTCCCTCTTCCTCCGCGATTTGCAGTGTCTCAAGGTCTCGGATTCCCCGTTTGTTGACGAGCACCTTCTCCGCTTCATCGACATACTCGGCTTCGATATTGCCCGACACATCATATTTATCGTGCTGATTTTTTCCCATACCCGTACTGTAGCGAGAGCATTTCCCAATTACCAGATCGATCATGTACTTGATGCGGCAATGATACTCTGGCACTCTGCCCATCAATGTCAAAAAACAACCACCAAGCCAACACGAGAGAATCCCTTTCCGAATTGCAGGAAGCTGTTGAATTGCTGGCTCAGGAAGTCCGTGTCCTCCGGGAAGTGATTGATGAAATTCGGGAGGATTTTCGCTGGGCCGTTCAGAATGGATGTCTGACGGCAGGCGATGAAACTGTTCCTGAAAGTCATGCTGGGAATTTTTTGAAGTCTGCACGGTCACAAGCCGATTTCGGGGAAGACATGACAACCACAGAGGACGTTGATCAGCAATGTGACTCACCAGCGGAACATTCGACTGAAGAACCAGCCGGATCAGCCATTACCGGGGATTTGAATGAGCGGATTCAACAGCATGAGGAGTGGGAGAGAACGGTTCGTGATCCGGCAAAGGAAGCCAGCGAGGGGGTTCGCAAGCTTCAGACAAAAGATCAAGGGGCATCGGCAGAGTATGAGATTGCACTACTCCCTTCCGGCCGTTGGGCACTGCGTACGGATTTGAGATACCATGTGGGAGATCTGAGGGGGAATACTACTCCGTGGGCGGAGTATGAATCCCGCGAAGAGTGTGTGGATCAGTTTGTCAGCAGGGCCAAACAGTTTTTTGATCGCGAGATCGATGCAGGTGGCAATGAGCTGCAGCAGAAAGCCCGCACCGAAATGCTCCGGTATTTTGAGGGAAGTCTATTTGGGTTTGTCGAACCGGATGTGGTCAGACAGCATGATACGGCCGCCCAACAGCCAGAGGCGTCTACTCCGGATCCTGTCACGGTTCCGGACATGCCTGAGCAAGTCCCCCTGGAACAGGCAGCGGTGCCGATTCAAACAGAACCCACTTTGTCATCGAATGCGGACTCCGCT
This window of the Gimesia fumaroli genome carries:
- a CDS encoding type IV secretory system conjugative DNA transfer family protein; translated protein: MLISISDTPTNERGPRHMRSILAAIHHATSRKQSVSFIIGQHARQVGLFCRFPGLLHRLIQSQFHAKYPDCSIEVLNDNTLDCPAGFQTWVMSLHLRPDLFPILRYQQFEDGIHNEVDDPIGGILQAVSAGDSEIQARIEIEVIPAPSRRCRQAQSVLERLATPFFRSHRSLARQYAFYASSPQRWQRVCAAILVRLLVRTEESRFSFDDELSKTSSRMHDSEKDLQAASVKLGQHLFEVRLKLIAQAPQDQQQAALYKLHELAAVLNKFTEPRFGAFQPAKIRPSETDFKRPGFLLSDEELATMWHLPTSSVRDVSRMATHSRRLEPPVELPLKERESLSSRVCELGKVAFQDQNERFGIRAEDRFRHIFIVGKTGNGKSTVLQNAILSDMNSGEGLAVVDPHGDLAEAVLAAVPSQRTNDVILIDPSDLAFPVSINPLDVPPFMVDVACDGVVSTFRKVFGTGTHTPRLEDILWNTVLALMLAGDCTILDMLRMFAVDDTFRRDILVRVADPVVRNWWMTTFPKLRSLRGEDPFASVENKLRQLLTNSVIRNMVSQPNSRIDFRKAMDEGKIIIINLSKGKLGERTSSFLGSLFVTQLQLATMTRAAIPEQDRRPFYLYCDEFQNVATSSFSTFLSEARKYKMGLCLATQFLDQVDQQTLQAVFGNVGSLLVFAVGPHDADILAEQLTGPVNAADLIALPKYRACIRLMVDGMSRPAFTMETIKPESTSIDRSEFVREQSRRRYAQLVEIIQDQIARSFTSV
- a CDS encoding type II toxin-antitoxin system RelE/ParE family toxin codes for the protein MELSRRAEVDIKSTYSYIRKHGPADPSAWKAGLEQKLTGLETFPEACGLAPENEFVKAEIRQTFYGPFRIVFTIREQIVFVLTVRHAARLALQREELDKIQ
- a CDS encoding Fic/DOC family protein gives rise to the protein MPEYHCRIKYMIDLVIGKCSRYSTGMGKNQHDKYDVSGNIEAEYVDEAEKVLVNKRGIRDLETLQIAEEEGLTRAYESLLAEVRTDTPMTAELLRHIHSRIFGDIYEWAGRWRTVLISKPGAIWPPPHYLDESMQTFEQEVLQKYPPAKLVSDEAFCEAVGEIQGEFLAIHPFREGNARTIKLMTNLLSIQAGRPLLKYDLSATGTQQYIEAAKAALARKDYQPMIQITQQALKRAQQ